In the genome of Desulfofarcimen acetoxidans DSM 771, one region contains:
- the holA gene encoding DNA polymerase III subunit delta produces the protein MEYFKKLLHGLKNGEIKPVYLLYGQEVYLLNEAIKNFKKIVLNEETGDFNFDLINGEETTPEDIVSLAQNLPFMAEKRLVVVKDFPAFNAPKNKAPEQEAAGEEEQAAGEKENISVDGKGKRAKSKSTADDASRYKALLQYIEKPSSDTCLLFTFSGSVDKRKKLVQAINKTGEVIDFVLLKKQDLRKWLLQQAKKAGKTFQPEALELFLTGVKNDLYRISAEVKKLFNYTDDRAIITKEDIEQVVISQIDLSIFAVADAIGEKRCSDALRGIRDLLLYREPPQKILVMIYRQFRLLFQYKALQEEGDSQSEIQAKMKLHPYVAGKIARQAKNFSIEELYKAMYDLSEIDAATKSGQAEFCPAIEMMLIKVCSEKLPL, from the coding sequence ATGGAGTATTTTAAAAAGCTTTTGCATGGCTTGAAGAATGGGGAAATAAAGCCGGTATATCTTTTGTACGGGCAAGAAGTTTATCTGCTTAACGAGGCAATAAAAAATTTTAAAAAAATTGTGTTAAATGAGGAGACCGGTGATTTCAATTTTGACCTGATAAACGGTGAAGAAACAACTCCCGAAGATATAGTCAGCCTGGCGCAAAATTTGCCCTTTATGGCTGAAAAGCGCCTGGTGGTGGTTAAGGACTTTCCTGCTTTTAACGCGCCTAAAAATAAGGCGCCTGAGCAGGAAGCAGCAGGTGAAGAGGAGCAAGCCGCCGGGGAGAAGGAGAATATTTCTGTTGACGGTAAGGGAAAGCGGGCTAAATCAAAATCGACTGCAGACGATGCGTCAAGGTATAAAGCTTTATTGCAATACATAGAAAAACCGTCTTCCGACACCTGTTTGCTGTTTACCTTTTCCGGCAGTGTGGATAAACGTAAAAAACTGGTGCAGGCTATCAATAAGACAGGAGAAGTTATTGACTTTGTTCTGCTGAAAAAGCAGGACTTGCGCAAATGGCTGCTGCAGCAGGCTAAGAAAGCAGGTAAAACATTTCAACCGGAAGCTCTGGAGCTATTTCTGACCGGTGTTAAAAATGATCTTTATCGTATCTCTGCTGAGGTTAAAAAGCTGTTCAACTACACTGACGACAGGGCGATCATAACCAAGGAAGACATAGAGCAAGTAGTGATTTCCCAGATAGATTTAAGTATTTTTGCCGTTGCCGATGCTATCGGTGAAAAGCGCTGTTCGGATGCTCTGCGGGGAATCAGAGATCTGCTTCTTTATCGTGAACCGCCGCAAAAAATACTGGTTATGATTTACAGACAGTTTCGCCTGTTATTTCAGTATAAAGCTTTGCAGGAGGAGGGTGACTCCCAGTCAGAAATACAGGCTAAAATGAAACTCCATCCCTATGTTGCGGGAAAAATTGCTAGACAGGCCAAGAACTTCAGTATTGAAGAGTTATACAAGGCCATGTATGACCTGTCAGAAATTGACGCAGCCACGAAAAGCGGGCAGGCAGAGTTCTGCCCGGCTATAGAAATGATGTTAATCAAAGTGTGCAGTGAGAAGTTGCCGCTTTAA
- a CDS encoding MTH1187 family thiamine-binding protein: MKLAVVEVSIVPLGTGSPGVSAYVARCLEVLCGEKEVVYQLTPMGTIIEGELDAVLSVVRRMHEEPFNSGVERVVTSIRIDDRRDQALTMQGKMASVKNKLDLIDSSK, translated from the coding sequence ATGAAATTGGCTGTTGTAGAAGTTAGTATTGTACCTCTGGGAACCGGTTCTCCCGGTGTAAGCGCTTATGTAGCCAGGTGTCTGGAAGTGCTGTGTGGGGAAAAGGAGGTAGTTTATCAGCTGACCCCTATGGGCACTATTATCGAAGGAGAACTGGACGCGGTTTTGTCCGTAGTGCGCCGTATGCATGAAGAGCCGTTTAATTCAGGTGTGGAGCGAGTGGTAACCAGTATCCGTATTGATGACAGGCGTGATCAAGCCCTGACCATGCAGGGAAAAATGGCTTCAGTGAAAAACAAACTTGACTTGATCGACAGCAGCAAATAA